The nucleotide sequence CCTGATAACTTTTGTACCCCTGTCCTGGTAACTTTGCCGccgatgtgtgtgtggggggggggggggggaggcaacgGTGGTTAATGAAATATCCCTTGGTAACTTTTATGCGAacagcatggtaactcacacaacgcggacctgataacttatgtgccaCGATGCTGATAACTTTGCGGAAGGGGGTCGATGAAATATCCCCTGATAACCATTGTGTGAATAACATGGTAACtttacacatcacagacctgaAAACTTATGTGCATCAGTCCTGATAACTTTTGCGATGGGGTTGTTTAAAAACATACCCCGATAACATTTGTGTAAATAGTTTGGTAATATAGGCATTGTATACGTGATAACTCACGCACAAACATCGCAGTAACTTTAACCTGAGATGATAAGGAGGTATAGAAACCAGGTTTATGCCTAATATCCATGTAAGCAACATGGTAACATATGTAGCACATGCCTGATAAATTACTTAGCCCATTAGTGGTAACTTTCGATCTGAAAAAACGTCGTAACATACCAACATGCGATCTAGTTTCAAGGCTCTAGTCATGACGGATCTTTATGTTAAAATGGTTTTTTTGATCGGATTGGCGGTTTGAACTACAAAACATTTTAAAGTTTTAAAATAGAGGAAATTCTAAGATGACATCAGCTTTTTGTCCTCTAATTCATTTGCACATGGGGAGAAGGTAGAAGGATCATTTTTATGCCCCGGTAATTTCAACATAAACAAGATGTAACTTAGTTATCACATACATGATAACTTACTTAGTCTGGCCCAGTAACTTTTGATCTGAAAGATAGTCTTCGAAACATATCAATATGGGATCTGGTTTCGAAGGTCTAATCGCAACAAATCTTTTATGTTTTTTTTCGAGGGTACGCCAAATGTGTACCTTAGTTTTATAGAAGGGAGAAAATATGTACAAGAGTTTTACAGTTGCGCTAGTTGGTAGTCACAAGCCGACCCCAACCAAGCCTCCACCCCACTCCTTATGCTACTCTACTACTCAGATATAGGTCGTCCTCCAAATGCTCCTGCCATAGCCCAAGTCCTCAaatcatcgaagatcaagtccacaGTCTCCCATTCATTTTTAGTTTGGCTCGATCCGAACACTCTCGCGTTCCTCTGCTTTCAAAATGTCCAGCAGATGAGCATTATGAATGTGTCAAATCATTTCCGAGTTTGCTTATGTATGCGTTTTCTAGCTTCCGTCCACCACTGCACCAATTGAGATTCATATGTTGGGCAAAGCTCCATCCTCAATCCCATCCTGGTCATGCATATGTACCACACTTGCCTCGAGAACACATATTGTTGCAAGATGTGGTCGACCGTGTCTTCCTGTTGGTCATAAAAGTAGCATTTAGACGTTTGGTCTTGCAAACCGTGTCTAGCCCTTCTATCCGACGTCCACAATCGATATTGCACTGCCAGCCgcatgaaaatattttatgtgaaaaTGGATTTTTAATATGACCGACGGTTTGAGCTACACAACATTTTGAAGTATTGAAATAGGGGGGAATCTAGGATGACATCACCTATTTATTTCCTCTGGTTCGTTTGCACCTTGGAAGAAGGTTGGTTGACCATTTTTATGCCCCTGACAATTTCTATATAAACAAGATGGTAACTTATGAACCAGAGACGTGATAACTTACTTAGGTTGAGCCTGATAACTTTTGACCCAAAAAGACGTCGAAACATATTAATATGGGATCTTGTTTCAAAGATCTTCTCGCGACGAATCTTTTAtatgaaaatggtttttcaatcggagcgacggtttgagctacaaaatatTTTGAATTTTTGCATTGGAAAGAATCTTTGATGACATCATCAATTTCATTTTTTTGCATGTATATGATTAGTAGCTGCTAATTACTAACTGCTAGTTGACAGTGgacaagccgagaaaaagaaataaGATGAAGCTAATGCATGCATGCAAATTAGGAAGGGGAAAATTGTGCAGATTCGTTGCTTAACTTCGGACTAGGTGGAAGTTAGCAAAGTCCAAAAAGAAAAGCAAACAACGCTAGTTTTTCATCATGCGAGCGAACCAACGAAGCTGGAGCGAGGGAGGGAAGCCagattgggccggcccatgaagggGGCACACGTGGGCGGCGGTTGCTCACAGTGGCGCTTAAGGCGCCGGGAGCGCCACTTAGGAGCTCTCAGCAATAAAGAGCTCGAGGGAAGTGCACCCGGCCAGGGGAAGGGGAGCTCCAGCTACCGTGATATGGCATCTTCGCCCTAGGGTGCCACCACAGGGTTTCGCAAAAATACATGTGGAGGCCGGTGTCAGGCCAAACATCGGTGGAATGGCGACAGCGGTATGTCGAGATGAAAACGGGTTGTTTATGGCAGCTCAGCACTTGTGATCCCAGGAGTGCACGACCCAGCTACGCCGGAAGCTATAGCTTGTCGGGAGGCTTTTGCTTTAGCACAAGATCTACACATTCAAAACTTGGTGATTTCTTCGGATTCGAAGAAAGTGATTGCTGATATTGGTAGAGGAACCAGAGGCAAATATGGGGCCATCATTAGTGAGATTGAGTCTTTAGCAAGTActtttcaatgtaatttttttgAAGGTCGTGCTGTGAACCATGAAGCACATAATTTAGCCAAGTATTCTCTTTTGCTGGGTCAGGGACGCCATGTCTGGTTTGGCCAGTCCCATGACACTGCTTGTATCCCACAACTTGTGGCCTATGATGAATAAAACTTGGTGTTTTCCCCTAAAAAAAGGCAATAAAGAGCTCAGTTTTTTTTTGACACATAATAAAGAGCTCGGGTGTCCCACTCAAATATAGATCTCGTATTGGGCCGGGGGTCAGCCCAGCATAGCCCAGGCAAGCAAAGGCCCAAACCTACCTAGGGTTTGCATCcgctcaaaaaaagaaaaagggttCGCATCTCGTCGCCTCCGCTGCCGTCCCGGCTCCTCCCTCCTCCCGCCCGTTCCGCGACGTTCCCGCCACGCCCGACCTTGCCATTCCGCCGATCGGCTGCGCGCCTCGCCCCGGGCCTCGGCCGCCGACCTCCCTCTGCCCAGGACTGCATCTGCTGCTCCCCTGCCGGACTCCGCCACGGCCGCTGTGCTGCCAAGGTTTGTTTTGTTCACAATTTCGAATTGGTCTCGAAACAGTAGTCTAAGGTTTAGTGTCAAGCTTTCCATAGAGTAGTCGGTTGCACGATTTCATGGGACAGCTTGTGCGCGGTGGCAGGTTTAGTTCACCGTCCAGGCCATTTATCGTGTGCAACTTCATGTGCCTGTTTTGAATTTAGTGACGACTTGAACAAAATTGCGAGGTTGATTTTGTAGGTTCTAAATCACATTTTTTTACTAGTCTTAGTCTTGTATGCATCTGTTTCCCCAAATGGATAATCTGGTGTTGGGTTTTTAAGTTCGAACCTTTTGTTGGCACATCTGTTTCCTTGTGAAACATGTGTCGAAGTGGGTTTATTTTGGGCTCTGTTTGTCCCCAAATGCCCCATTACACTTCATGGAATCTCTTGGGGCGGGATCTTAGTGACTTGTCCTGTATGCCTTAAGGGCTGGATGTATGCTTTTACATTGTTGTGTTTTAGTTCTATGGGTCTTGTGCCTCTACGGAGGGATAGGGATCTTGTTGGAGGGCTAGAGATCATATGCATGCCGAAATAAATCGGGCCATATGAAAATCAACTAGGAAAATAATGGTCAGATTGTACTTTGCCTTTGATACACGTGCATGTGATGGACTTGTGTAGATGCTTTTGATGATTTGAACATTGTACTGAAATTTGGATTGAGAAGAACAATGTATATCTGATATGTTGATCGAACTCAAATTGATCAATTTTATTTCATGCTTTATCAATGATGTTTATGCTTTCTCTTATGAAATTGTATTTTTCATATCCTGAAGGTGttggttctttttcttcttttattgGATTGTTAAGCATTTGAGTGTAGGTACTGTACTCATTGAGCAATTAAGCTTTGTTTTGTATTTTTCACATGAGGTATTATTTCGGAATGATATGTGGTATATTTGGTTACTTATAAGCGCAAAAAACTTTCCATGTTgctgattttttatttatttttggccGGGGTATGGTTCAATCCTGGCTCCACTACTCCCATATGAACAATGATTGGCGAATTGATCTATCATATGCTAACAAGTATAGTTCATAAAACAGGTTACGATGGCTTCATTCGGTCGCTTCATTCAAAATGTTACACGAGGAGCAAGACTTGCACGTTCTGGTGTGCCCATCACTACAGGTATCTTTGTTAGCATTTTGAAAGTTTTGGCCATCTTTGGTTATCTCAATGAAATAGACTACTAGAAGCAATATCCGCGCGCTTTGCCACTCCGGCTGGCATGAGCCCAACATAATTGTGCATGTTAGACAATAACCCTTTTTTTAGGTAAAAGGGTTATTGGTGTAACTTTCAGAAAAATAATGAATCTTTAGCTTTTATTACAAAAAACCATATGGCCGGTACAGCGTGTATCTTCAATAATGCAGCCAGACCCGTGCTGTATCAAGTATGATGTGCTATGTCTGCTACTTTGCACCTTTGTTCACTATTATGCATTTACGCTATTCAATTGATTGTGATGTAGCTTAATACATTTAATTCCTATTGTTTGATTCAGTGCATATAGTTAGTTAGATTTATTCATTTTGCTCCAATAAAAATATATTATCAAGCACTCTTACCTTCAGGCATGTGCTGTGGCCATCGAGCTTACTCTCTTCTGTCAGAATCTCAATTCTCAGCTCACCGGGGCAGAAGATTCTCTAAAGTTATCTCTCTGCCAATAACTATTGGTACGTCCCTTAGTAACATTGTTTTGATACTCCAAAGGATTAAATGTACATCATCTACTCTAAATTAGTGATCCTCTAAAATGTGTCTAATTATTGATTAATTATTTCCGCTCTTAATTATTTCAATACAGCTCGCCATCTCCATGGTAGTACAAACACTAAGTTGGAAACCCCTGTCAGTTATGTGAGTTCAAAATCCTCGAAGATAGAAATTAATGTTAAAGTGGATGGGGGACTGCTGCTGGAGGATCCAGAGGGTTATATCAATTTATGGAAGTTGTTTGATCAATACAAAGTTCTGTGTTTTGAACCTACAGACTCAAGCAATACCAAGCTATGCTTTACTTCCTTTGCAGTTGACATACTAAAGTAAGTCTGCACTTTTAAGTTCAGTTGCACTGAGTTTGGTAGGTCCTGTAACATGAATTATATTTTGTAGGGAACTGTACATGATAGTCCTAAAGGAAGGGCAAGGTGCCGATTTCCTGTTTAAATTTGAGGCATCACAGATCCTTGTTAAGTGGGATTCTGGCATTGTTGAACATATTGCTATACCTGCATCACAATTCCAAAGTGGTAAATAAATCATGATCCCTTCATATAATTCACAGTATATATTTTTCGTTTATTGATTTTTATTGTTATTTCGTTTAATGCATCACAATATACTTGAAACATAACAACATGTACATCATAATTCCCAGAACCTGTAAGTGGAATTCTGCACAATATAGTTTTTTTGTTTACTTATTTATGTTTGACAATGGAAGTCTTGCAATTCTGTTCATTTTTTATATTCTAACATATATTAATTGTCTACTTTATAATTCCCCCAAGTAAATCTATCTACGTTGACAGAATTGTTGGCGCATTTACAGGCTTGGTGTATTCAATCTGTGGCACGGTGATTGGTCTCAACTGCAATGAACTACTTCATTTGATGTTGCTTGCGCAAAACAAAAGGTGAAGTTTTATGttttttctctttttgtctcataaAACTGAGTGAGCACATCACACACTCCTAAGCTCTAGGCACAAGCTACCTTGAAGCTGAAACACAAAACAGGAACCACAAGCAGTTTTCTAGGCATGCAGTGCATGGTTTGATGAAGTAAAACCTACCTTCCATAAAAACAGATTGAGCATCAGAGACTCGTCTATCAGCTTTGTTATTCAAGACTTTTTGAAAGGCACATTTAAAAGACAAATGGGTCTACACATTTAGATTTTGTCAGCCCCCTGTCCTTCAGACAGGGGCACTGCAATCCCGCAGTTAAGCCTACAAAGCTGGAGCTTACCTTCATAATATCATTGAAAGGCTTCAGGAAATCATGCTCAATTAAGTACTACCATTTTTTGTTGTTGAGAAAACTCCACAGAGAACCCATGAGGGCCTGGTGCTCGATGTGCTCTATAGATAATTCTTTGTCCCTGTTGGACAGAACTTCAGGAAGGGTCAGAAAGAGAAACAAGCAGCAGCACGGGTCCAAACAACTCTTTATTGTACTTAGTAGCATAATTCAAAATGTTCTTATCCCCCTTACATCACCCCTCACCCCCACCCCGCACCCCAATTGTAcagatcacgacggtgcttcggagatggagatcacaagcacaagatgatgatggccatatcatatcacttatattggttgcatgtgatgtttatcctttatgcatcttatcttgctttaattgacgttagcattttaagatgatctctcactaattatcaagaagtgttctccctgagtatgcaccgttgtgaaagttctttgtgctgagacaccacgtgatgatcgggtgtgataggctctacgttcaaatacaacgggtgcaaaatagttgcacacgcagaatactcgggttaaacttgacaagcctagcatatacagatatggcctcggaacacgaagaccgaaaggccgaacgtgaatcatatagtagatatgatcaacatagcgatgttcaccattgaaaactactccatctcacgtgatgatcggacatggtttagttgatttggatcacgtgatcacttagatgactagagagatgtctatctaagtgggagttcttaagtaatatgattaattgaacttaaatttatcatgaacttagtacctgatagtattttgcttgtctatgtttgttgtagatagatggctcgtgctgttgttccgttgaattttaatgcattccttgagaaagctaagttgaaaaatgatggtagcaattacacggactggctccgtaacttgaggattatcctcat is from Triticum aestivum cultivar Chinese Spring chromosome 1B, IWGSC CS RefSeq v2.1, whole genome shotgun sequence and encodes:
- the LOC123090351 gene encoding uncharacterized protein isoform X1 encodes the protein MASFGRFIQNVTRGARLARSGVPITTGMCCGHRAYSLLSESQFSAHRGRRFSKVISLPITIARHLHGSTNTKLETPVSYVSSKSSKIEINVKVDGGLLLEDPEGYINLWKLFDQYKVLCFEPTDSSNTKLCFTSFAVDILKELYMIVLKEGQGADFLFKFEASQILVKWDSGIVEHIAIPASQFQSGLVYSICGTVIGLNCNELLHLMLLAQNKRDYGLSEDWLRTR
- the LOC123090351 gene encoding uncharacterized protein isoform X2 encodes the protein MASFGRFIQNVTRGARLARSGVPITTGMCCGHRAYSLLSESQFSAHRGRRFSKVISLPITIARHLHGSTNTKLETPVSYVSSKSSKIEINVKVDGGLLLEDPEGYINLWKLFDQYKVLCFEPTDSSNTKLCFTSFAVDILKELYMIVLKEGQGADFLFKFEASQILVKWDSGIVEHIAIPASQFQSELLAHLQAWCIQSVAR